Genomic DNA from Dioscorea cayenensis subsp. rotundata cultivar TDr96_F1 chromosome 1, TDr96_F1_v2_PseudoChromosome.rev07_lg8_w22 25.fasta, whole genome shotgun sequence:
ttttttaatttttaattttcgtGAGCTACACTTCAACATTTTATAtgagttttctttatttaattatgtttattttttttaatatccctaccattataataaaaaatatattattaaaataaataaattacaactatattatataattgagaaatacataatttattatgttatgaTACATAAGTGTGTCACATGATCCATCAACAATGTAAGAGAAAATCCATAACCCAAAAATAGATTACTCCCTCCgtgttctttttttatctattgtGAATAACCGAACCTCACataccaataaatttagttatttcactaatttttataaaaaaattgttatcttttcaaaattacccctaatttatattttcacatttctctcaaatatttaattttaagaaaaaaattaaatatagttttaggataattttgaaaaaaaataataaatgttttttgatattagaaaatgacagataaaaaagaacatggatTTATGACGGATAAAAAAAACCGAGGGACTATTCAAATAAAATGACATTAAGACGAAGAGCAAAAATGATTAAGTGTTTTGATCGAATCGAATATTGAGAGTTAgtgcacaaaaaaataatattgagaaAGCCGAAGAAGTCTAGGTTTCATTTGATTATTGGGATAGATCCCAGTGGCTTGATTCTTTTCATATCCATTGGAGCAGGGACCCTAAAGAAAGAACAAATATTAACAgggacttaaaaataattttgcaaaCAAATCACACTCTCCATTCTCTTCAGCTCCATTTTTCATCGGACACTTAACCAAATCGAAGGAGACCGAGCTCTGCGGAGCATTTGGGTTGGCTTCGGTTGGTGGCCTCGGAGATCTCCGGAGAAGGAGAAGCCATGGGGGACTCTGCCCTTGAGCTCCAGGAATCCGGCTGGGAGGAACTCCGGAAGGAGGCGCGCAAGATCGAGGCTGATCTTGACGTTAAGCTCTCCTCCTACGCCAAACTCGGCGCCAGATTCACTTCTTCATCAGGTTGGCTTTGGATGATCTTTTTTTGTCTTTAGGGTTGCATTTGGACCTGATCTgatttggatttatttgtttaatctTTTGTGTGGAATTATTTGGTGATCTGAtggtgattagggttttgttggTGATTGATCTTTCAGTGTTTTGGATCTGATTGTGCGTTGCGGTGTTTGTTGATGTATCTGATTTGGTTGATCTGAAATTTATTGCTGTTTTTAGAAAATTCAATTCAATCCTGTGTGCAATTTATCACTTGCTAATCATGCTTGATTAGATTGAGAAAACTGCTTTAATTctttaaaatgttaaattagTTGTTGTTAAACTAGAATTTATTCAGCATTTTAGTTAATTCCATTATAAAAGTTtagattttgtttcctttatttttcacGGATTCACACAGAAATTTCACGCTATGTTTGCTCTAGAGGATTTGTTGTTTGTCACAAAGAATAAATTCTGCTTACTAGAAGAATTTTTAGACTTGGATTTTGCACCccataataattatttgcatGTAAAGATCTAAGGAATTCTTCATGAATATGAATGCCATTTGTCTAGCATCTGTGTGGTATTTGAGATACATATGTTTAGGGTGCCTTATATTGCAAATTTCTGGCTCAAAATGTTTGTTTCCAGCAtgcttttaattttgcttgtcAGTATGTGAGACAAGCAACGACACACTAACATTGTCTTGAatctttttaatgttttgtaTTTATTCATTGAAATATCCAAAGACAGCTATTGATGCGAGCGTTATATTACTGGCTAATTAaggttattttcatatttataaatgatGTAGTGTTTCAGGGTATGTGGACAGTGGATCACCAACTGTTGGATCTGGCAGATCATGGAAGTCCATGGAAATGGAAATCCAGTCTTTGCTTGAAAAACTGCTGGATATAAATGATGCCATGAGCAGATGTGCTGCAACAACAGTACCTACCACCTCCATCACCCAGAAGCTTGCAAGGCACAGGGATATACTTCATGAGCTTACTCAGGTCAGTTAGTTGTTATGTCATGATCATCCTGAATCTATAAGGATTTTATGCTTTTCACATAAATTAAAGAGAGGCAATCTGAAAATTCATATTGTTAACAAATAACAACCATGATTTTGAACTCCCACCCTTTGCAATTGATATCCTGATCTTGCCTGCTGATTTAGTTAACTTGTTCGAAGTTCCATCCTGTCGGCTTATTCACATTGCAGTTTTTGTTAATCATACTGAAATGGTTAAATGTTTATCAAATGCGTGTAAACATGGCATGTTTTTGTTGCATGTTTGTGCtcttgtttatgttttatttcattAGAGAATAAGCCAAGCCTGGTAAGATGTTTTTCCATATTTTGAGTCTGTCCATATTAGTCTTCCATGTGTTTGTTAAAGCAATGTGTTCCTTATGAATTTATGGTGTGACCCATTTATTCAACAAACTACTTTAGGTTTGAAATAATCAATACTCAGTTTTTGCTGGTACTTTGAgagaattatttaaattttattatactaCTAAGTTAGCCCTTCTTTGTTCATAGTTGGCTTGTATCTTTGTGTGTCAGTAAAATAAGTTGATCTCAGACATGGACAACTACCTGTCTGCATAGAAAAGTTTTCATTTCAAGTTCTCACTTTGCCTGCTGGAGGTAGCGAAAAGTCTTTCTATTATGGGTGTTGAATGTTTGtctccttttttcttttgaatgatataattATCTTTCAGGAATTTAGAAGAACAAAAGGAAACTTGAGCTCCATAAGGGAACATGCAGAGCTTCTTAGTTCTATTCGGGATGATATCAGTGAATCCAAGGTGAGAAGTTTCTAATTATCTGATGAAGAGTAAAAATTAAATGCATCAATTTATTCATGTATGATATTTTGATGAGTTATGGCGGGATTAATTTGACTTTTAATCTTCTTGCTAGGCCTCTGGGAGCATGTCACCCAGGGTACATCTATTGCGTGAGAGAGCATCTATTCATGGAAGCATTAATCAGGTATTTTTCCATCTTATAAGGTGGCTCAGTGGCACCCGCCACAAACCCCTTTTACCCCTCCGGTTAAATGTTTTCATCATAATTTCTCCCTCCTCactccctctttttttttacagtAGGAAATTGATTCACAGTTAATTGTTGATTTGCTTATTGAATTTTGAACCAGCTTCTGACATTGCAATATTTCATCGTCTCATTTTCAACTAGTTAGACAATCTCATTATCTGATCCACTAATTGTCCCATTATTTATGGTCATGAAGTTGGATGCGATTTTTGTGATAAAATGATATTCTAGTCCAAAAAACCTgtcttttttttccctctatTTCATCCTTATGTTTTAGCCactaaattttacaaataaacctATACGTTTGACATGCACGAAAGATTATGCTGCAATTATCATATTGATTGTTGCATTATTGTAATGATCACTACAAGCAACCATGCATGTATCTAAATGAATATTATAACATAAGTTATTATTGTCAACAGATAGATGAGGTGATAGGTCAAGCTCAAACTACCAGATCAGTTCTAGGCACTCAAAAGGCGATCTTTGGCGATGTTCAGGGAAAAGTGAAACAATTGGGTGAAAAGTTTCCAGTAATCCGTGGACTACTCGGTATACATATCCCTCCAAGAATTTCGACCATTTCCAATATTTATTCCAAAGATTGATTTCTAATGCTTCTATT
This window encodes:
- the LOC120270143 gene encoding Golgi SNAP receptor complex member 1-2-like gives rise to the protein MGDSALELQESGWEELRKEARKIEADLDVKLSSYAKLGARFTSSSGYVDSGSPTVGSGRSWKSMEMEIQSLLEKLLDINDAMSRCAATTVPTTSITQKLARHRDILHELTQEFRRTKGNLSSIREHAELLSSIRDDISESKASGSMSPRVHLLRERASIHGSINQIDEVIGQAQTTRSVLGTQKAIFGDVQGKVKQLGEKFPVIRGLLGAIKRKRSRDTLILAAVIAACTLFLIIYWLSK